A genome region from Mastacembelus armatus chromosome 8, fMasArm1.2, whole genome shotgun sequence includes the following:
- the gpatch8 gene encoding G patch domain-containing protein 8 isoform X2: MQGRTDPVPIILKYDVMGMGRMEMELDYAEDATEKRRVLEVEKEDTEELRQKYKDQMEKEKAIAKALEDLRANFYCELCDKQYTKHQEFDNHINSYDHAHKQRLKELKQREFARNVSSRSRKDGKKQEKMLRRLHELAEQRKQQDRTPGSGPMFKTTTVAVDGEKSEDGDCMTPENPAFTDSSLEGSVTDRTGQASPKASSTISFSLGKNSSSSPTPSSASKVSVSFSFAKKAPVKLETAAAVFADHGEEAMEEEESQGEEKPGGQEETSGCSSDSPKGASGGGEGGDSGNVAVMEEVQQPDDGGSLASTLNKLKMMMKKEEGYTGQEPQYYHYVPPAHCRVKPHFQFLLFMKASDQCPRKEEEDEEEGQEEIKVKDCCEQTEPDVAECKTEKEPDSVTSTPEPEPTPPSPKVKMDDVSCAADTASTVPTSPTQKAESTQDTLDTNSGPKIPTGPFFPVLSKDESTTLQWPSELLEFTKVQPSLSYSCNPLYFDFKLSRNKGVRGGKTAKSPKPCEESDNKGQEAAASTAEVDSTTKPGTSTDKDKPTMKGEPGQSESDEQKPATGSNSAKKKKKKKKHKKSAKRSKHKGKEKGAAEDAEGQTNKVQEKPKKKKKHKRKKSKNKAPDQDEATGDEKEKVKPKSEDTGVSATVQLTTGGGGATGNTGVELGKRKRATKEVPCKSGAEEGGTGKTTDKVNSSEEHSGTKRQKTDSSAPQSASCSTSAQKSLGAGRPPSSESEEEGGSNKQRSRHHRSSPREQRRHHSEESGRSCSRSSRRGERRGSSRRRHRGQTSRSRSYSSSSEHSSAGSSAYSHRSRSYSDSYSDYSTEGRRRRHSKSSSDSEYERRGSRGRRRSRRHQYSSSSSEDSRSRSRSYSRRKRHRRHHRSSSRSSSSWSRSTSARSWRRSYSRSHSSASRSSSSIKVSPHRRGTRGRGDSDTHRRDFNRSRIYRSQSPRSSSSRGLNRNTHSTSSQALRPGGSRDAGEQKNTLTARQLLEKVQSKKSSDDSVTGTKSGIKIKDPPQGYFGPKLPPTLGNKAMLPLFGKLQAGKKPVIPLTRPDEGEKSGVGKGTEAEGEVILVEPIREFPPPPPPPAPPVQKVEEAPQSTVVQEETQHLTTEAPVQQEPRPLFEQEPSMMMSQYQGESGQDPSQNPMMESLMPEMQQQQPPMHAYPAYPPPNLEEDGMDAEEDGLAPLESQPITFTPEEMEKYSKLQQAAQQHIQQQLLAKQVKTFPSAAAAAAAAAAAANLAPAPPPPALQQIHIQQPTVSVASGTSITTVQHAILQHHAATAAAMGIHPAHPHHPHPAHAQLAQVHHIPQHHLTPISLSPLGPSLGHSLGHSLGHAGLIPAHPTAFLSGQPIHIIPASALHHTPLALHHVPHTALYPTLFTPRPSQAAAAAAALQLHPLLHPIFSGQDLQHPPNHGS, encoded by the exons CTGGATTATGCAGAAGATGccacagagaagagaagagtGCTTGAGGTTGAAAAGGAAGATACAGAAGAACTGCGACAAAAATACAAG GACCAGATGGAAAAGGAGAAAGCCATTGCAAAAGCTCTGGAGGACCTGAGAGCCAATTTCTACTGTGAGCTCTGTGACAAGCAGTACACCAAACACCAGGAATTTGACAACCACATTAATTCTTATGACCATGCTCACAAGCAG AGGCTTAAAGAGCTAAAGCAGAGAGAGTTTGCTCGTAATGTGTCATCACGTTCACGGAAAGATGGAAAGAAGCAAGAGAAGATGCTGCGCCGATTACATGAACTGGCTgagcagaggaaacagcaggacCG taCTCCAGGAAGTGGGCCCATGTTCAAAACTACTACAGTGGCTGTGGATGGAGAGAAATCAGAAGATGGTGACTGCATGACACCTGAGAATCCTGCTTTTACAGACAGTTCGCTGGAAGGATCAGTGACTGACAGAACTGGGCAGGCCTCTCCAAAGGCCAGCTCAACCATCAGCTTCTCTTTGGGGAAGAATAGCTCCTCTTCCCCAACCCCCAGTAGTGCATCCAAAGTCAGTGTGTCCTTTTCTTTTGCCAAGAAAGCCCCAGTAAAGCTAgagacagcagctgctgtgttcgCTGATCATGGAGAGGAAGctatggaggaagaggagagccAAGGAGAAGAAAAACCTGGAGGACAAGAGGAGACATCTGGCTGTAGCAGTGATAGCCCCAAGGGAGCATcaggtggtggtgaaggaggagacagTGGTAATGTGGCAGTGATGGAAGAGGTGCAGCAGCCTGACGATGGAGGGTCTCTAGCCTCTACActgaacaaactgaaaatgatgatgaaaaaggAGGAAGGATATACTGGACAGGAGCCTCAGTACTATCACTATGTACCTCCAGCTCACTGTCGGGTTAAGCCTCACTTCCAATTTCTGCTGTTCATGAAGGCTTCTGATCAGTGTCCGCgcaaagaagaggaagatgaggaagaagGGCAAGAGGAAATAAAGGTTAAAGATTGTTGTGAACAGACAGAACCTGATGTTGCAGagtgtaaaactgaaaaagaacCAGATAGTGTCACTTCAACCCCTGAACCAGAGCCAACTCCTCCGTCACCTAAAGTAAAGATGGATGATGTTTCATGTGCAGCTGACACAGCTTCCACAGTACCCACCTCACCTACACAAAAAGCTGAGAGCACACAGGATACTCTGGATACCAATTCTGGCCCCAAAATCCCCACAGGTCCATTCTTCCCAGTTCTTAGCAAAGATGAAAGCACTACTTTGCAGTGGCCCTCTGAACTTCTCGAATTTACTAAAGTCCAGCCTTCCTTGTCATACAGTTGCAATCCCCTCTATTTTGATTTCAAGCTGTCCCGCAACAAAGGAGTGCGTGGTGGGAAAACAGCGAAGTCCCCAAAACCTTGTGAAGAGTCTGATAACAAGGGACAAGAGGCAGCGGCCTCAACAGCTGAAGTAGATTCAACCACTAAACCTGGGACAAgcactgacaaagacaaaccaACAATGAAAGGAGAGCCTGGCCAATCAGAAAGTGATGAACAAAAGCCTGCAACTGGCAGCAATAgtgccaagaaaaaaaagaaaaagaagaaacataaGAAGTCTGCAAAGCGctcaaaacacaaaggaaaagaaaaaggagcagCAGAAGATGCAGAAGGACAGACCAATAAAGTCCAAGAAAAGcctaaaaagaagaaaaaacacaaacggaagaagagcaagaacaaGGCTCCGGATCAAGATGAGGCAACAGGTGATGAAAAAGAGAAGGTAAAACCAAAGTCAGAAGATACAGGTGTTTCTGCCACTGTTCAGCTGACAACTGGAGGGGGTGGAGCTACAGGAAATACAGGAGTAGAGTTGGGAAAGAGGAAACGTGCTACTAAGGAAGTGCCTTGCAAGTCTGgagcagaggaaggaggaacAGGAAAAACTACTGATAAGGTGAACTCCTCTGAGGAGCACAGTGGCACCAAGCGACAAAAGACGGATTCTAGTGCACCTCAAAGTGCCTCCTGCTCCACCTCAGCTCAAAAGAGTCTAGGTGCCGGTAGACCTCCCAGCAGCGAGAGTGAAGAAGAAGGGGGCTCTAACAAACAACGCTCACGTCATCACAGGTCAAGTCCACGGGAACAACGGCGCCACCACAGTGAGGAATCAGGGCGATCCTGCAGTCGTTCGTCAAGACGAGGGGAAAGACGGGGCAGCAGCCGTCGGCGCCATAGAGGCCAGACCTCCCGTAGCCGCTCATACTCCAGCAGCTCTGAACACTCGTCAGCAGGCAGCAGTGCCTACAGCCACCGTAGCCGCAGCTACTCAGACAGCTACAGTGACTACAGCACAGAAGGTCGCAGACGGAGGCACTCCAAATCTTCATCAGACTCAGAGTATGAGCGAAGGGGTAGCAGAGGACGCAGACGGTCCAGGAGACATCAgtactcctcttcctcctcagaaGACTCACGCTCACGTTCACGCAGCTACAGCCGGAGAAAAAGGCACAGACGGCACCATCGCAGCAGCTCAAGAAGCTCCAGTAGCTGGAGCCGCAGTACCAGTGCAAGATCCTGGAGGCGCAGCTACAGCAGAAGCCACAGTTCTGCCAGCCGCTCCTCCAGTTCAATCAAAGTCTCCCCTCACAGACGAGGTACCAGGGGTCGAGGGGACAGTGACACACATCGCAGAGACTTTAACCGCTCTCGCATCTATCGTTCCCAGTCGCCACGATCTTCATCATCACGAGGCCTTAACCGCAACACCCATTCAACCAGCTCCCAGGCTCTGCGGCCAGGGGGGTCCCGAGATGCAGgggaacagaaaaacacacttacGGCACGCCAGCTGCTGGAGAAGGTTCAGTCCAAAAAAAGCTCTGATGATTCTGTCACAGGTACAAAATCTGGCATTAAGATTAAAGACCCACCACAAGGTTACTTCGGTCCCAAACTACCCCCAACTCTTGGAAACAAAGCCATGCTGCCGCTTTTTGGTAAGCTACAGGCAGGGAAGAAACCAGTTATTCCCCTCACGAGACCTGATGAAGGAGAGAAATCAGGGGTAGGGAAAGGCACTGAGGCTGAGGGGGAGGTTATTCTAGTAGAGCCCATAAGGGaatttcctcctccaccaccacctccagctccacctgtcCAGAAGGTTGAAGAAGCCCCACAAAGCACAGTGGTACAAGAAGAGACACAGCATCTCACTACAGAAGCCCCGGTACAACAGGAACCTCGGCCATTGTTTGAGCAGGAGCCTTCCATGATGATGTCTCAGTATCAAGGAGAATCAGGACAGGACCCTTCCCAGAACCCCATGATGGAGTCCCTCATGCCAGAaatgcagcaacagcagcctccAATGCATGCCTATCCTGCTTACCCACCACCCAACCTGGAGGAGGATGGCATGGATGCAGAGGAGGATGGCCTGGCTCCTTTGGAAAGTCAGCCCATTACATTCACACCAGAGGAAATGGAGAAATACAGCAAGCTGCAGCAGGCtgcacagcagcacattcagcagcagcttttgGCCAAGCAGGTCAAGACATTTCCCTCTGCGGCTGCagctgcggctgctgctgcagctgcagcaaactTGGCCCCAGCTCCCCCTCCACCAGCCCTGCAACAGATCCACATTCAGCAGCCCACGGTGTCTGTAGCCTCTGGCACGTCCATCACCACAGTGCAACACGCCATCCTGCAGCATCatgctgccactgctgcagccATGGGCATCCACCCAGCACATCCTCACCACCCACACCCTGCACATGCCCAGTTGGCCCAGGTGCACCATATTCCCCAGCATCACCTTACCCCCATCTCCCTGTCTCCTTTGGGCCCCTCCCTTGGTCACTCTCTGGGTCACTCACTAGGACATGCTGGGCTGATCCCTGCCCACCCAACAGCTTTCCTCTCTGGTCAGCCAATACATATTATCCCTGCTTCTGCACTTCACCACACCCCTCTAGCACTCCACCATGTTCCACATACAGCCCTCTACCCCACACTTTTCACACCTCGGCCCtcacaggctgctgctgctgcagcagctctccaGCTTCACCCACTCCTACACCCAATCTTCTCAGGGCAGGACCTCCAGCATCCACCTAACCATGGTTCTTGA
- the gpatch8 gene encoding G patch domain-containing protein 8 isoform X1, with the protein MADRFSRFNEERDFQGGNHFDQYEEGQLELEQASLDKPIESDNIGHRLLQKHGWKLGQGLGKTMQGRTDPVPIILKYDVMGMGRMEMELDYAEDATEKRRVLEVEKEDTEELRQKYKDQMEKEKAIAKALEDLRANFYCELCDKQYTKHQEFDNHINSYDHAHKQRLKELKQREFARNVSSRSRKDGKKQEKMLRRLHELAEQRKQQDRTPGSGPMFKTTTVAVDGEKSEDGDCMTPENPAFTDSSLEGSVTDRTGQASPKASSTISFSLGKNSSSSPTPSSASKVSVSFSFAKKAPVKLETAAAVFADHGEEAMEEEESQGEEKPGGQEETSGCSSDSPKGASGGGEGGDSGNVAVMEEVQQPDDGGSLASTLNKLKMMMKKEEGYTGQEPQYYHYVPPAHCRVKPHFQFLLFMKASDQCPRKEEEDEEEGQEEIKVKDCCEQTEPDVAECKTEKEPDSVTSTPEPEPTPPSPKVKMDDVSCAADTASTVPTSPTQKAESTQDTLDTNSGPKIPTGPFFPVLSKDESTTLQWPSELLEFTKVQPSLSYSCNPLYFDFKLSRNKGVRGGKTAKSPKPCEESDNKGQEAAASTAEVDSTTKPGTSTDKDKPTMKGEPGQSESDEQKPATGSNSAKKKKKKKKHKKSAKRSKHKGKEKGAAEDAEGQTNKVQEKPKKKKKHKRKKSKNKAPDQDEATGDEKEKVKPKSEDTGVSATVQLTTGGGGATGNTGVELGKRKRATKEVPCKSGAEEGGTGKTTDKVNSSEEHSGTKRQKTDSSAPQSASCSTSAQKSLGAGRPPSSESEEEGGSNKQRSRHHRSSPREQRRHHSEESGRSCSRSSRRGERRGSSRRRHRGQTSRSRSYSSSSEHSSAGSSAYSHRSRSYSDSYSDYSTEGRRRRHSKSSSDSEYERRGSRGRRRSRRHQYSSSSSEDSRSRSRSYSRRKRHRRHHRSSSRSSSSWSRSTSARSWRRSYSRSHSSASRSSSSIKVSPHRRGTRGRGDSDTHRRDFNRSRIYRSQSPRSSSSRGLNRNTHSTSSQALRPGGSRDAGEQKNTLTARQLLEKVQSKKSSDDSVTGTKSGIKIKDPPQGYFGPKLPPTLGNKAMLPLFGKLQAGKKPVIPLTRPDEGEKSGVGKGTEAEGEVILVEPIREFPPPPPPPAPPVQKVEEAPQSTVVQEETQHLTTEAPVQQEPRPLFEQEPSMMMSQYQGESGQDPSQNPMMESLMPEMQQQQPPMHAYPAYPPPNLEEDGMDAEEDGLAPLESQPITFTPEEMEKYSKLQQAAQQHIQQQLLAKQVKTFPSAAAAAAAAAAAANLAPAPPPPALQQIHIQQPTVSVASGTSITTVQHAILQHHAATAAAMGIHPAHPHHPHPAHAQLAQVHHIPQHHLTPISLSPLGPSLGHSLGHSLGHAGLIPAHPTAFLSGQPIHIIPASALHHTPLALHHVPHTALYPTLFTPRPSQAAAAAAALQLHPLLHPIFSGQDLQHPPNHGS; encoded by the exons CTGGATTATGCAGAAGATGccacagagaagagaagagtGCTTGAGGTTGAAAAGGAAGATACAGAAGAACTGCGACAAAAATACAAG GACCAGATGGAAAAGGAGAAAGCCATTGCAAAAGCTCTGGAGGACCTGAGAGCCAATTTCTACTGTGAGCTCTGTGACAAGCAGTACACCAAACACCAGGAATTTGACAACCACATTAATTCTTATGACCATGCTCACAAGCAG AGGCTTAAAGAGCTAAAGCAGAGAGAGTTTGCTCGTAATGTGTCATCACGTTCACGGAAAGATGGAAAGAAGCAAGAGAAGATGCTGCGCCGATTACATGAACTGGCTgagcagaggaaacagcaggacCG taCTCCAGGAAGTGGGCCCATGTTCAAAACTACTACAGTGGCTGTGGATGGAGAGAAATCAGAAGATGGTGACTGCATGACACCTGAGAATCCTGCTTTTACAGACAGTTCGCTGGAAGGATCAGTGACTGACAGAACTGGGCAGGCCTCTCCAAAGGCCAGCTCAACCATCAGCTTCTCTTTGGGGAAGAATAGCTCCTCTTCCCCAACCCCCAGTAGTGCATCCAAAGTCAGTGTGTCCTTTTCTTTTGCCAAGAAAGCCCCAGTAAAGCTAgagacagcagctgctgtgttcgCTGATCATGGAGAGGAAGctatggaggaagaggagagccAAGGAGAAGAAAAACCTGGAGGACAAGAGGAGACATCTGGCTGTAGCAGTGATAGCCCCAAGGGAGCATcaggtggtggtgaaggaggagacagTGGTAATGTGGCAGTGATGGAAGAGGTGCAGCAGCCTGACGATGGAGGGTCTCTAGCCTCTACActgaacaaactgaaaatgatgatgaaaaaggAGGAAGGATATACTGGACAGGAGCCTCAGTACTATCACTATGTACCTCCAGCTCACTGTCGGGTTAAGCCTCACTTCCAATTTCTGCTGTTCATGAAGGCTTCTGATCAGTGTCCGCgcaaagaagaggaagatgaggaagaagGGCAAGAGGAAATAAAGGTTAAAGATTGTTGTGAACAGACAGAACCTGATGTTGCAGagtgtaaaactgaaaaagaacCAGATAGTGTCACTTCAACCCCTGAACCAGAGCCAACTCCTCCGTCACCTAAAGTAAAGATGGATGATGTTTCATGTGCAGCTGACACAGCTTCCACAGTACCCACCTCACCTACACAAAAAGCTGAGAGCACACAGGATACTCTGGATACCAATTCTGGCCCCAAAATCCCCACAGGTCCATTCTTCCCAGTTCTTAGCAAAGATGAAAGCACTACTTTGCAGTGGCCCTCTGAACTTCTCGAATTTACTAAAGTCCAGCCTTCCTTGTCATACAGTTGCAATCCCCTCTATTTTGATTTCAAGCTGTCCCGCAACAAAGGAGTGCGTGGTGGGAAAACAGCGAAGTCCCCAAAACCTTGTGAAGAGTCTGATAACAAGGGACAAGAGGCAGCGGCCTCAACAGCTGAAGTAGATTCAACCACTAAACCTGGGACAAgcactgacaaagacaaaccaACAATGAAAGGAGAGCCTGGCCAATCAGAAAGTGATGAACAAAAGCCTGCAACTGGCAGCAATAgtgccaagaaaaaaaagaaaaagaagaaacataaGAAGTCTGCAAAGCGctcaaaacacaaaggaaaagaaaaaggagcagCAGAAGATGCAGAAGGACAGACCAATAAAGTCCAAGAAAAGcctaaaaagaagaaaaaacacaaacggaagaagagcaagaacaaGGCTCCGGATCAAGATGAGGCAACAGGTGATGAAAAAGAGAAGGTAAAACCAAAGTCAGAAGATACAGGTGTTTCTGCCACTGTTCAGCTGACAACTGGAGGGGGTGGAGCTACAGGAAATACAGGAGTAGAGTTGGGAAAGAGGAAACGTGCTACTAAGGAAGTGCCTTGCAAGTCTGgagcagaggaaggaggaacAGGAAAAACTACTGATAAGGTGAACTCCTCTGAGGAGCACAGTGGCACCAAGCGACAAAAGACGGATTCTAGTGCACCTCAAAGTGCCTCCTGCTCCACCTCAGCTCAAAAGAGTCTAGGTGCCGGTAGACCTCCCAGCAGCGAGAGTGAAGAAGAAGGGGGCTCTAACAAACAACGCTCACGTCATCACAGGTCAAGTCCACGGGAACAACGGCGCCACCACAGTGAGGAATCAGGGCGATCCTGCAGTCGTTCGTCAAGACGAGGGGAAAGACGGGGCAGCAGCCGTCGGCGCCATAGAGGCCAGACCTCCCGTAGCCGCTCATACTCCAGCAGCTCTGAACACTCGTCAGCAGGCAGCAGTGCCTACAGCCACCGTAGCCGCAGCTACTCAGACAGCTACAGTGACTACAGCACAGAAGGTCGCAGACGGAGGCACTCCAAATCTTCATCAGACTCAGAGTATGAGCGAAGGGGTAGCAGAGGACGCAGACGGTCCAGGAGACATCAgtactcctcttcctcctcagaaGACTCACGCTCACGTTCACGCAGCTACAGCCGGAGAAAAAGGCACAGACGGCACCATCGCAGCAGCTCAAGAAGCTCCAGTAGCTGGAGCCGCAGTACCAGTGCAAGATCCTGGAGGCGCAGCTACAGCAGAAGCCACAGTTCTGCCAGCCGCTCCTCCAGTTCAATCAAAGTCTCCCCTCACAGACGAGGTACCAGGGGTCGAGGGGACAGTGACACACATCGCAGAGACTTTAACCGCTCTCGCATCTATCGTTCCCAGTCGCCACGATCTTCATCATCACGAGGCCTTAACCGCAACACCCATTCAACCAGCTCCCAGGCTCTGCGGCCAGGGGGGTCCCGAGATGCAGgggaacagaaaaacacacttacGGCACGCCAGCTGCTGGAGAAGGTTCAGTCCAAAAAAAGCTCTGATGATTCTGTCACAGGTACAAAATCTGGCATTAAGATTAAAGACCCACCACAAGGTTACTTCGGTCCCAAACTACCCCCAACTCTTGGAAACAAAGCCATGCTGCCGCTTTTTGGTAAGCTACAGGCAGGGAAGAAACCAGTTATTCCCCTCACGAGACCTGATGAAGGAGAGAAATCAGGGGTAGGGAAAGGCACTGAGGCTGAGGGGGAGGTTATTCTAGTAGAGCCCATAAGGGaatttcctcctccaccaccacctccagctccacctgtcCAGAAGGTTGAAGAAGCCCCACAAAGCACAGTGGTACAAGAAGAGACACAGCATCTCACTACAGAAGCCCCGGTACAACAGGAACCTCGGCCATTGTTTGAGCAGGAGCCTTCCATGATGATGTCTCAGTATCAAGGAGAATCAGGACAGGACCCTTCCCAGAACCCCATGATGGAGTCCCTCATGCCAGAaatgcagcaacagcagcctccAATGCATGCCTATCCTGCTTACCCACCACCCAACCTGGAGGAGGATGGCATGGATGCAGAGGAGGATGGCCTGGCTCCTTTGGAAAGTCAGCCCATTACATTCACACCAGAGGAAATGGAGAAATACAGCAAGCTGCAGCAGGCtgcacagcagcacattcagcagcagcttttgGCCAAGCAGGTCAAGACATTTCCCTCTGCGGCTGCagctgcggctgctgctgcagctgcagcaaactTGGCCCCAGCTCCCCCTCCACCAGCCCTGCAACAGATCCACATTCAGCAGCCCACGGTGTCTGTAGCCTCTGGCACGTCCATCACCACAGTGCAACACGCCATCCTGCAGCATCatgctgccactgctgcagccATGGGCATCCACCCAGCACATCCTCACCACCCACACCCTGCACATGCCCAGTTGGCCCAGGTGCACCATATTCCCCAGCATCACCTTACCCCCATCTCCCTGTCTCCTTTGGGCCCCTCCCTTGGTCACTCTCTGGGTCACTCACTAGGACATGCTGGGCTGATCCCTGCCCACCCAACAGCTTTCCTCTCTGGTCAGCCAATACATATTATCCCTGCTTCTGCACTTCACCACACCCCTCTAGCACTCCACCATGTTCCACATACAGCCCTCTACCCCACACTTTTCACACCTCGGCCCtcacaggctgctgctgctgcagcagctctccaGCTTCACCCACTCCTACACCCAATCTTCTCAGGGCAGGACCTCCAGCATCCACCTAACCATGGTTCTTGA